The Sporosarcina ureae genome includes a region encoding these proteins:
- a CDS encoding YtxH domain-containing protein, whose translation MTENKPNYNDNQGNYSNTYGQPQYPANYTYRSTNDLYDEESSGTGSFIAGAIIGGVIGAATALFLAPKTGREMREDLTLQASQLKDKSIELSSTAKDKAAELSSAAKDYTADFTDTAKEKTTAFTTAAKEKTSELSHNLQEQSGQLVDKVKSATSKTSVPMDDGTVSSEGEEATDYKSTKENNEKSGELSKVKDASNKNEDQAKASKSSNQTKDNKSSKADASAKKDTNQSKASNSSSNNKVHSK comes from the coding sequence ATGACAGAAAACAAACCGAACTATAACGACAACCAAGGTAACTACTCAAATACTTATGGACAGCCACAATACCCAGCGAACTACACATATCGTTCAACAAATGATTTGTATGATGAAGAGAGTAGCGGCACAGGTAGTTTCATTGCGGGCGCAATCATTGGTGGCGTCATCGGAGCAGCGACTGCATTATTCTTAGCACCGAAGACGGGCCGTGAAATGCGAGAAGATTTAACTTTGCAAGCGTCACAGTTAAAAGACAAGAGTATTGAATTAAGCTCAACGGCAAAAGATAAAGCGGCGGAGTTATCTAGTGCGGCAAAAGATTACACAGCGGACTTTACAGATACAGCTAAAGAAAAAACTACAGCTTTCACTACAGCTGCAAAAGAGAAGACTTCCGAGTTGTCTCATAACTTACAAGAGCAATCCGGACAGCTAGTAGACAAAGTGAAATCTGCTACTTCAAAAACTAGCGTTCCGATGGATGACGGTACAGTATCATCTGAAGGTGAAGAAGCAACGGATTATAAAAGCACAAAAGAAAACAATGAAAAATCCGGAGAACTTTCAAAAGTAAAAGATGCTTCAAATAAAAATGAAGATCAAGCTAAAGCTAGCAAATCTTCAAACCAAACCAAAGACAACAAATCTTCTAAAGCAGATGCTTCTGCTAAAAAGGATACGAATCAGTCTAAAGCAAGCAATTCATCTTCAAACAACAAAGTTCATTCTAAGTAA
- a CDS encoding DUF948 domain-containing protein, with protein sequence MINLLYVAAVIAAIAFLILCVSLAMTLGSLKTSLQSVSHTVDGLTKQLEGVTTESTQLLQKTNQLAEDLQGKADKLNTVVDAVKGVGDSVNTLNQSVHRISNSVTTKAEQNSDKIAQVVQWGTVAVGLYDQVKERQPEKSAGWTVYKSRS encoded by the coding sequence GTGATCAATTTACTTTACGTTGCAGCAGTGATTGCCGCAATCGCATTTCTTATTCTTTGTGTAAGTCTAGCTATGACACTAGGGTCGTTAAAGACATCTTTGCAAAGTGTCTCGCATACAGTAGATGGCTTAACAAAGCAATTAGAGGGAGTGACTACAGAAAGTACACAGCTCCTTCAAAAAACCAATCAGCTGGCGGAAGATTTACAAGGAAAAGCCGACAAGCTGAACACTGTGGTGGATGCGGTGAAAGGGGTAGGTGATTCAGTGAACACGCTTAATCAGTCCGTTCACCGAATTTCGAACTCAGTAACTACTAAAGCCGAACAAAACAGTGACAAAATTGCGCAAGTAGTACAATGGGGAACCGTGGCTGTTGGTCTCTATGATCAGGTAAAGGAACGGCAACCTGAAAAGTCTGCTGGTTGGACAGTCTACAAATCGCGCTCCTAG
- the murC gene encoding UDP-N-acetylmuramate--L-alanine ligase, whose amino-acid sequence MTLLHFTGIKGSGMSSLAQLLHDSSYKVQGSDVEKYFFTEDPLHERNIKVLPFDENNIQPGMKVIAGNAFKDDHPELLRAKELGVEVIRYHDFLGDYMEQFTSIGVTGTHGKTSTTGLLSHVLGGFAPTSYLIGDGTGKGVENAENFVFEACEYKRHFLAYHPDYAIMTNIDFDHPDYFTSLDDILDAFGQMASQVKKALIACGDDENLQKLQCQVPIVYYGLDSSNDFYAANIEKDQNGCSFDVFIRNEFYYRFTIMLTGDHAIRNALSVITLCHYENIPAEIVNERFATFTGVKRRFTIMELDGRVIVDDYAHHPTEIRATLDSARQKYPNREVIAVFQPHTFSRTAAMLNQFADSLSEADHVYLCDIFGSAREQSGNLTIHDLIAKIPNSQHLKIEDMSDLEAHQQAVILFMGAGDIQLYLKQFKSDITKEETA is encoded by the coding sequence ATGACATTGTTACATTTTACTGGCATAAAAGGATCAGGAATGAGTTCCCTTGCCCAGTTGCTACATGACTCTTCTTATAAAGTGCAAGGTTCTGACGTAGAAAAATACTTTTTTACAGAAGATCCTTTACATGAACGAAACATAAAAGTTTTACCATTTGACGAAAATAATATTCAACCGGGCATGAAAGTCATTGCGGGAAACGCATTTAAAGATGATCATCCTGAATTACTACGCGCAAAAGAACTAGGGGTCGAAGTTATTCGTTATCATGACTTCCTAGGCGACTACATGGAGCAATTTACTTCCATCGGGGTTACGGGAACGCATGGTAAAACCTCTACAACAGGCTTGCTGTCACATGTATTGGGTGGCTTTGCGCCGACTTCTTATTTAATTGGAGACGGTACAGGAAAAGGCGTCGAAAATGCGGAGAACTTTGTTTTTGAAGCGTGTGAATACAAACGTCACTTTTTGGCATACCATCCAGACTATGCAATCATGACGAATATTGATTTCGATCATCCGGATTATTTCACCAGTTTGGACGATATTTTGGATGCTTTCGGACAGATGGCAAGTCAAGTGAAGAAGGCGTTAATCGCTTGCGGTGATGACGAGAATCTTCAGAAACTCCAATGTCAGGTTCCGATTGTCTATTATGGCTTGGATTCATCCAATGATTTCTACGCAGCGAATATTGAAAAAGATCAAAATGGCTGCTCGTTTGATGTGTTCATTCGAAATGAATTTTATTACCGTTTCACGATTATGTTGACAGGTGACCATGCGATTCGAAATGCTTTAAGTGTCATTACACTATGTCATTATGAAAATATTCCAGCTGAAATTGTCAATGAACGTTTTGCGACGTTTACGGGTGTGAAGAGACGATTTACTATTATGGAATTAGATGGCCGTGTCATCGTGGACGACTATGCACATCATCCTACTGAAATCCGCGCAACATTGGATTCAGCACGTCAAAAGTATCCGAATCGGGAAGTAATCGCGGTATTCCAACCGCATACATTTAGCAGAACAGCTGCGATGCTAAATCAATTTGCAGACAGTCTTTCTGAAGCAGATCATGTGTATTTATGTGATATATTCGGATCGGCAAGAGAGCAATCAGGAAATTTAACGATTCATGATTTAATTGCTAAAATTCCTAATTCCCAACATTTGAAAATAGAAGATATGTCAGATTTAGAAGCACATCAACAGGCTGTCATCTTATTTATGGGAGCTGGAGATATCCAGTTATATTTAAAACAATTTAAGTCTGATATAACGAAAGAAGAAACAGCCTAA
- a CDS encoding DNA translocase FtsK, producing MKRRLQQMQEGAEKNNPLKEQTTTENNIVNHNENLNRNEEFDENKKANFRFPIVSDYEIYGWEPQVHHDEYTKDYLQEEVAEEDIYEILPLEQNERWPGRYERSGNVYRAKEKRDFAHIIPPTSNPLPLPFSGRKRERVQHSEPQRIEPTDSQRPEVEATSRQKEEPVKVEKPKKFRKPFTPTHVPSPIYGLHTSSPISEAMESVIEKKDTKDQELHNQLENHEEELPLSLISNQRSNETPLFASSSEKRQSEMSAAQERTQKVEESTSEESEEATQRVEQTEEIPVVQEESVEVAEHDDVHDEIEATEEAEEAEGAMAELETAVTIVEPEESQEVFAQTEDVDRTPSVTEVEEQDDVATETEEIIVDPEASVTVTIEEEEEEEEEEEEEEEEEEEEVEEVEEEVEEEIELDEVESKTDDIDEQAQPVKKEKVVPFNVLMLKSDKEKLAARVEELIAANAAKNERVEEEPIEIESDHTLAEQSEAVQDIQPVLPEQQKDSVEPSVEEVESMEEPVSVAVESDVEVAEIVAPTSETVVEEPEEEMIEEEPPHYGFPTMHYLAPPEEEIMDEEWLTSQSATLEETLSHFSVQATVVQAVQGPAVTMFELTVKQGTKVSKIRNLTDDLKLALAARDIRIQAPIPGTSMIGIEIPNRKTRAVRISEVIDSDRFMSSDSPLEAVLGLSLTGEPQTIDLRKMPHGMIAGATGSGKSVCINSLLISLLYKASHHDLKLLLIDPKMVELAPYNGIPHLLSPVITDVKAATAALKWAVNEMERRYELFAHSGVRNIERYNEMVMESRRFSLKMPYILVVIDELADLMMMAPADVEVSISRITQKARACGIHLIIATQRPSVDVITGTIKANIPTRIAFAVSSQVDSRTILDSVGADRLLGKGDMLYLGNGQSAPVRLQGTFVTDDEIERIIEHVRNEAEPNYLFGQDDLLAAAVREEESDPLFEQACTFVIEQGSASTSALQRHFSIGYNRAAKLIDRMEANQFISEQRGSRARDVFLTEQAFESFMK from the coding sequence ATGAAGAGACGCCTTCAACAAATGCAAGAAGGCGCTGAAAAAAATAACCCTTTAAAAGAACAAACAACTACTGAAAATAATATTGTAAACCATAATGAAAACTTAAACAGAAATGAAGAATTTGATGAAAATAAAAAAGCCAACTTTCGATTTCCGATCGTTTCGGATTATGAAATTTACGGATGGGAACCACAAGTACATCATGATGAATACACAAAGGACTATTTACAAGAAGAGGTAGCAGAAGAAGACATATATGAAATACTTCCTTTGGAACAGAATGAACGTTGGCCGGGGCGTTATGAGCGAAGCGGAAACGTCTACCGTGCAAAAGAGAAACGGGATTTTGCTCATATTATTCCACCTACGTCTAATCCATTACCACTTCCGTTTTCCGGAAGAAAGCGCGAGCGTGTACAACATTCAGAACCGCAACGTATTGAACCTACTGATTCCCAGCGTCCTGAAGTAGAGGCAACATCTCGCCAAAAGGAAGAACCTGTGAAAGTAGAGAAACCGAAGAAATTTAGAAAGCCGTTTACGCCTACACATGTGCCTTCACCTATCTATGGATTGCACACTAGTTCTCCAATCAGTGAGGCTATGGAATCGGTTATAGAAAAGAAAGATACGAAAGATCAAGAATTGCATAATCAATTAGAAAATCATGAAGAAGAATTGCCATTGTCGTTGATTTCCAATCAACGTTCAAATGAAACACCTCTATTTGCTAGTTCATCAGAAAAAAGACAGTCTGAGATGTCTGCAGCGCAAGAACGCACGCAAAAAGTAGAAGAATCTACATCAGAAGAATCTGAAGAAGCTACGCAACGAGTGGAGCAGACTGAAGAAATACCAGTGGTACAAGAAGAGTCAGTGGAAGTAGCTGAACACGACGATGTGCATGATGAAATCGAAGCAACTGAAGAAGCTGAAGAAGCCGAAGGAGCAATGGCAGAATTAGAAACTGCCGTCACAATTGTCGAACCAGAAGAATCGCAGGAAGTCTTTGCACAAACGGAAGATGTAGACCGAACTCCATCGGTAACAGAAGTTGAAGAGCAGGACGATGTTGCAACGGAAACCGAAGAAATCATAGTAGACCCGGAAGCATCCGTAACGGTGACAATTGAAGAAGAAGAAGAAGAAGAAGAAGAAGAAGAAGAAGAAGAAGAAGAAGAAGAAGAAGAAGTAGAAGAAGTAGAAGAAGAAGTGGAAGAAGAAATAGAATTGGATGAAGTAGAATCCAAAACAGATGACATAGATGAGCAAGCACAACCTGTTAAAAAAGAAAAAGTAGTACCTTTTAATGTATTGATGCTTAAATCCGATAAAGAAAAATTAGCGGCTAGAGTAGAAGAGCTCATTGCAGCTAATGCAGCAAAGAATGAAAGAGTAGAAGAAGAGCCAATTGAAATAGAATCAGATCACACCCTAGCGGAACAATCTGAAGCCGTACAGGATATACAACCGGTACTACCAGAACAACAGAAAGATAGTGTAGAACCGAGCGTGGAAGAAGTAGAATCCATGGAAGAACCCGTGTCCGTTGCAGTAGAGTCTGACGTTGAAGTGGCAGAAATAGTCGCGCCGACTTCTGAAACCGTTGTAGAAGAACCTGAAGAGGAAATGATTGAAGAGGAACCACCACATTATGGATTCCCGACGATGCACTATTTAGCACCGCCGGAAGAAGAAATCATGGATGAAGAGTGGCTTACGTCGCAGTCTGCTACGTTAGAAGAAACGCTTTCTCATTTCTCTGTACAGGCGACTGTTGTTCAAGCTGTGCAAGGTCCTGCGGTCACCATGTTTGAGTTAACGGTCAAGCAGGGGACGAAAGTAAGTAAAATCCGAAACCTAACCGACGACTTAAAATTGGCTTTGGCGGCTAGAGATATTCGGATTCAAGCTCCTATTCCTGGTACAAGTATGATTGGTATTGAAATCCCAAATCGTAAAACACGTGCTGTTCGAATTTCAGAGGTTATTGATAGCGATCGATTTATGAGTTCTGACTCCCCTCTTGAGGCGGTACTTGGACTGAGTTTGACAGGGGAGCCGCAAACGATTGATCTACGGAAGATGCCACACGGAATGATTGCGGGGGCAACAGGCTCTGGTAAATCCGTCTGCATCAACTCACTATTAATTAGTTTGCTGTATAAAGCTTCGCATCATGATCTGAAACTATTACTCATTGATCCGAAAATGGTAGAACTGGCACCATACAATGGTATTCCTCACTTGTTGAGTCCGGTTATTACGGATGTAAAAGCAGCGACTGCTGCATTGAAATGGGCAGTCAATGAGATGGAAAGACGTTATGAACTGTTTGCGCATTCCGGTGTACGTAATATTGAACGCTACAACGAAATGGTCATGGAATCACGACGTTTCTCTTTAAAGATGCCTTATATTTTAGTAGTAATTGATGAATTAGCGGATTTAATGATGATGGCACCTGCGGATGTAGAAGTGTCGATCAGCCGAATTACTCAAAAGGCTAGAGCGTGTGGTATTCATTTGATCATTGCGACACAGCGACCTTCTGTTGATGTCATTACCGGAACGATCAAAGCCAACATTCCGACTCGCATAGCATTCGCTGTGTCTTCACAAGTAGATTCACGAACAATTTTGGACTCGGTAGGGGCGGATCGTTTACTTGGTAAGGGGGATATGCTGTATTTGGGCAATGGCCAATCGGCTCCTGTCCGTCTTCAGGGGACATTTGTCACGGATGATGAAATCGAGCGTATAATAGAACATGTTCGTAATGAAGCAGAACCGAATTACTTATTCGGCCAAGATGATTTGCTGGCGGCGGCTGTCCGAGAAGAAGAATCGGACCCGTTATTTGAGCAAGCCTGTACGTTTGTCATCGAGCAGGGGAGTGCATCCACCTCGGCATTACAGCGCCATTTCAGTATCGGTTATAACCGGGCGGCAAAGTTGATTGATCGAATGGAAGCGAATCAATTTATATCCGAGCAAAGAGGGAGCAGAGCGCGCGACGTCTTTTTGACGGAACAAGCATTTGAAAGCTTCATGAAATAA
- the ytpR gene encoding YtpR family tRNA-binding protein — protein sequence MNIFYNPEGVGDVLFVQLTTERPTALTTERTNNVTLIKDEKTGTVVAFNLFEASSYFTISAVGQVELTEELGEQIQQALKKNDIDLKLELDFTPKFVIGYVTEKEKHPNADKLNICQVDVGEEMLQIVCGAPNVEAGQKVVVAKVGAVMPSGMIIRDAELRGVASSGMICSAKELDLQDAPDAKGILVVEDDRKVGEAFQA from the coding sequence ATGAATATATTTTATAATCCAGAAGGTGTTGGCGATGTATTGTTCGTTCAACTTACAACAGAAAGACCGACAGCACTTACTACTGAAAGAACAAATAATGTTACGTTAATCAAAGACGAGAAGACAGGAACTGTAGTAGCGTTCAATTTATTTGAAGCATCTAGCTATTTCACAATTTCAGCAGTAGGACAAGTAGAACTGACTGAAGAGCTTGGCGAACAAATACAACAAGCATTAAAGAAAAATGACATCGATTTGAAATTAGAATTAGACTTCACTCCTAAATTCGTTATAGGCTATGTGACTGAAAAAGAGAAGCATCCAAATGCAGATAAATTGAACATATGCCAAGTAGACGTAGGGGAGGAGATGCTACAAATCGTTTGTGGCGCGCCTAATGTGGAAGCTGGACAAAAAGTAGTTGTCGCAAAAGTAGGCGCTGTAATGCCTTCAGGTATGATCATTCGTGATGCGGAACTTCGCGGTGTGGCTTCGTCAGGTATGATCTGTTCTGCTAAAGAACTCGATCTGCAAGATGCTCCAGATGCAAAAGGAATCCTTGTAGTGGAAGATGATCGAAAAGTCGGGGAAGCATTCCAAGCGTAA
- a CDS encoding DUF1444 domain-containing protein, with protein sequence MEAEDLVEELKKRLPKENFDWQFDRQADKLRIVHHTLHKGMDISLPEILSKYEQKKERAIDEVVYTVQETFRAMEREQAKGFAGENTIYPVIRSTSFPTESSAGQAFLTKDHTAETRIFYALDLGNTYRLIDQGMLSDLQMTEQEIQEVAMFRVKTLPTAYKQDVVSDNIFYFINNNDGYDASRILNQPFMKEMEQKIEGHMVVSVPHQDVLIIGDIRNETGYDVVAQMAMQFFTTGAVPVTSLSFIYEDGKLEPIFIMAKNRLARRDKKK encoded by the coding sequence ATGGAAGCTGAAGATTTGGTAGAAGAACTAAAGAAGCGCTTACCTAAAGAGAACTTTGATTGGCAATTTGACCGACAGGCAGACAAATTGCGGATTGTCCACCATACTCTTCATAAAGGTATGGATATTTCATTACCTGAAATTTTATCTAAATATGAGCAAAAAAAAGAACGTGCAATTGATGAAGTGGTGTATACCGTCCAAGAAACGTTTCGCGCAATGGAGCGAGAACAAGCAAAAGGATTTGCAGGAGAAAATACAATTTATCCTGTCATCCGTTCGACTTCATTCCCAACGGAAAGTTCTGCTGGACAAGCATTCTTAACGAAAGACCATACAGCTGAAACACGGATTTTCTACGCGCTGGATTTAGGGAACACCTATCGCTTGATCGATCAAGGAATGCTTTCCGATCTGCAGATGACAGAACAGGAAATACAAGAGGTCGCCATGTTTAGAGTGAAGACGTTGCCGACGGCTTATAAGCAGGATGTCGTATCGGATAATATCTTCTACTTCATCAACAACAACGATGGCTATGATGCGAGCAGAATATTGAATCAGCCATTTATGAAAGAAATGGAACAAAAGATTGAAGGTCATATGGTCGTTTCTGTTCCTCATCAAGATGTGTTAATTATCGGAGATATCCGGAATGAGACGGGATATGACGTCGTGGCACAAATGGCTATGCAATTTTTCACAACAGGTGCTGTACCTGTTACGTCACTGTCTTTCATTTATGAAGATGGTAAACTTGAACCTATTTTCATTATGGCAAAAAATAGATTGGCAAGAAGGGATAAGAAAAAATGA
- a CDS encoding DUF84 family protein produces MKFVLGSENQAKKRAVVQIVKRFLENSTITSASVPSSVSAQPMSAKETRQGAINRSIATAKDAYGIGLEGGVHMMGDTMYLCNWGALTTPEGKTFTAAGAQIPLPEELADEIHRGKELGEVVDAYFKKQNVRMAEGAMGMLTAQLVPRDALFEHIMQLLIGQLLYSKSLQS; encoded by the coding sequence ATGAAATTTGTTCTTGGTTCTGAAAATCAGGCGAAAAAGCGTGCAGTAGTTCAAATCGTCAAGCGCTTTCTAGAAAACAGCACCATTACTTCCGCATCTGTTCCGTCAAGCGTCAGCGCTCAGCCGATGAGTGCAAAGGAAACACGGCAAGGCGCAATCAATCGTTCCATCGCTACAGCAAAAGATGCTTACGGTATTGGGTTAGAGGGGGGTGTCCATATGATGGGGGACACGATGTATCTCTGCAATTGGGGCGCCCTCACCACACCAGAAGGCAAAACATTTACTGCAGCTGGGGCGCAAATCCCTTTACCTGAAGAGTTAGCCGATGAAATTCACCGGGGTAAAGAATTAGGTGAAGTGGTAGATGCCTATTTTAAAAAGCAAAATGTTCGCATGGCGGAAGGCGCGATGGGAATGTTGACGGCACAACTCGTACCAAGAGACGCGTTATTTGAACATATCATGCAATTATTGATCGGCCAGCTGCTGTATAGCAAGTCGCTACAGAGCTGA
- a CDS encoding M42 family metallopeptidase: MKKETVELFRTLTELPGAPGNEYRVRAFMREQLAQNADELIQDGLGGVFGVRHGQEDQPKIMVAGHMDEVGFMVTGITDNGMLRFQPLGGWWNQVLLAQRVQIITENAEIPGVIGSIPPHLLSDAERSKPMDIKNMLIDVGADDKADAESFGIRPGQQILPICPFTPMANPKKIMAKAWDNRYGCGLAIELLQEVKNETLPNTLYSGATVMEEVGLRGAQTAARMIDPDLFFALDASPANDASGNKNEFGQLGQGTLLRIMDRSMVTHRGMREFILDTAETHNIPYQYFVSQGGTDAGQVHVANEGVPSAVIGICSRYIHTAASIIHTDDYAAAKELITKLVKACDKTTVETIKQNC, encoded by the coding sequence ATGAAAAAAGAAACAGTGGAATTATTTCGTACATTGACTGAACTTCCGGGCGCACCAGGTAATGAATACCGTGTCCGGGCTTTTATGCGTGAGCAGTTAGCACAGAACGCAGATGAGCTGATTCAAGACGGTCTAGGTGGCGTGTTTGGTGTTCGACATGGACAAGAAGACCAGCCGAAAATTATGGTTGCTGGACATATGGATGAAGTTGGCTTCATGGTAACAGGTATTACGGATAACGGGATGCTTCGTTTTCAGCCGTTAGGTGGCTGGTGGAATCAAGTATTACTAGCACAACGAGTCCAGATCATTACGGAGAATGCAGAAATTCCGGGCGTGATCGGCTCTATTCCGCCGCATTTGCTGAGTGACGCAGAACGTAGCAAACCAATGGATATCAAAAACATGCTGATTGATGTCGGTGCGGATGACAAAGCAGATGCTGAAAGTTTCGGTATTCGTCCTGGTCAGCAGATCTTGCCGATTTGTCCGTTCACACCGATGGCTAACCCGAAAAAGATTATGGCCAAAGCATGGGATAACCGATATGGTTGCGGTCTTGCCATAGAACTGTTGCAAGAAGTGAAAAATGAAACGTTGCCGAACACATTGTATTCAGGCGCAACAGTCATGGAAGAAGTCGGCTTACGGGGTGCACAAACGGCAGCGCGCATGATTGATCCCGACTTATTCTTCGCACTCGATGCCAGTCCCGCAAATGATGCAAGCGGCAATAAAAACGAATTCGGTCAGTTGGGCCAAGGCACGTTGTTGCGCATTATGGACCGCTCGATGGTGACACACCGTGGTATGCGCGAATTCATTTTGGACACTGCTGAAACTCACAATATACCGTATCAATACTTTGTATCCCAAGGCGGTACGGATGCAGGGCAAGTACATGTTGCGAATGAAGGGGTACCAAGTGCAGTCATCGGTATTTGTTCTCGCTACATCCATACAGCGGCTTCCATTATCCACACAGATGATTATGCAGCAGCGAAGGAATTAATTACAAAGTTAGTAAAAGCGTGCGATAAAACTACCGTAGAAACGATTAAACAAAACTGCTAA
- a CDS encoding peptidase M4 has product MRVKDFLAGILTGVAAGVVVNEAFNRYNEEVPADNVLKKVKDAFTEEGPIDGSWIVMKPEPYTNHVISMDVYRGGVSRMKDGKLEQFEFAADAKTGTVVELVRQ; this is encoded by the coding sequence ATGAGAGTAAAAGACTTTTTAGCTGGAATTTTAACTGGAGTTGCTGCAGGCGTAGTAGTGAATGAGGCATTTAATCGTTACAATGAGGAAGTACCTGCTGACAACGTATTGAAAAAAGTAAAAGATGCATTTACAGAAGAAGGACCAATCGACGGTTCTTGGATCGTTATGAAACCAGAACCTTACACAAACCACGTAATTTCTATGGACGTTTACCGTGGTGGCGTTTCCCGCATGAAAGACGGCAAGCTAGAGCAATTTGAATTCGCAGCAGATGCGAAAACAGGCACTGTCGTAGAGTTAGTTCGTCAGTAA
- a CDS encoding YtnP family quorum-quenching lactonase, whose translation MDQLTFHDMKLTWLDGGVNFLDGGAMFGVVPKALWSRRYEADENNLIELRTDPILIQYQNKNYLIDSGIGKGKLDDKKKRNLGVRAETRVEESLEELGMTPDDIDVVLMTHLHNDHAAGLTQWEGDQLVSVFKNAKIYTSQVEWDEMREPNIRSRNTYWKENWEPIQDQVTTFDEELEVVPGIKMIHTGGHSNGHCVIKLEQDGETLIHMADIMPTHAHTNPLWVLAYDDYPMDSIFAKERLMKEALPNDYGFIFYHDAVYRMAKFSEDGKTIVDSLPRTR comes from the coding sequence TTGGATCAATTAACTTTTCATGATATGAAACTAACATGGCTTGACGGTGGCGTGAACTTTCTAGACGGCGGTGCGATGTTCGGTGTCGTTCCGAAGGCTCTCTGGTCAAGACGCTATGAAGCAGATGAAAACAATTTGATTGAACTACGAACAGACCCAATCCTTATTCAATATCAAAATAAAAACTACTTAATTGATTCTGGTATTGGCAAGGGTAAATTGGATGACAAGAAAAAGCGTAACCTAGGTGTACGTGCGGAAACGCGTGTAGAAGAAAGCCTGGAAGAACTCGGTATGACGCCGGACGATATCGATGTCGTGTTAATGACCCACCTCCATAATGACCACGCGGCAGGTTTGACGCAGTGGGAAGGTGATCAGCTTGTATCGGTATTTAAGAATGCCAAAATCTATACTTCACAAGTCGAATGGGATGAAATGAGAGAACCAAATATTCGCTCACGTAATACGTATTGGAAAGAAAACTGGGAGCCGATTCAAGATCAAGTTACGACGTTTGACGAAGAGCTTGAAGTGGTGCCAGGTATTAAAATGATTCATACAGGCGGTCATAGTAACGGTCATTGTGTGATTAAGCTAGAGCAGGATGGCGAGACGTTGATTCATATGGCGGATATTATGCCGACGCATGCGCATACGAATCCTTTATGGGTGCTAGCGTATGATGACTATCCGATGGACTCGATTTTTGCAAAAGAGCGCTTGATGAAGGAAGCGCTTCCAAATGATTATGGATTTATTTTCTATCATGATGCGGTGTATCGCATGGCGAAGTTTAGTGAAGATGGCAAGACAATTGTGGATAGCTTGCCTCGTACGCGATGA
- the trmB gene encoding tRNA (guanosine(46)-N7)-methyltransferase TrmB, whose translation MRLRNKPWAKDFMAEHPDVLILDPEGKKGRWTEEFGNDAPIHIEVGTGKGQFIIGMALANPEINYIGIEHFDNVIVSALEKAIEAKKPSNLRLMRVNGEELESLFVGSEISRVYLNFSDPWPKDRHEKRRLTHPNFLAKYEGVLKTNGEIHFKTDNRSLFEYSLVSMTDYGMKLRSVSLDLHANMPEDNVLTEYEEKFSSKGHPIYRLEAQYQS comes from the coding sequence ATGCGTTTACGAAATAAGCCTTGGGCGAAAGATTTCATGGCAGAGCACCCGGATGTATTGATTTTGGATCCGGAAGGCAAAAAAGGTCGCTGGACGGAAGAGTTTGGAAACGATGCGCCAATCCATATTGAAGTAGGTACAGGTAAAGGTCAATTTATTATTGGCATGGCACTGGCTAATCCAGAGATTAACTATATAGGTATCGAACACTTCGATAATGTAATCGTATCCGCGTTAGAGAAAGCGATTGAAGCGAAAAAACCTTCTAATCTTCGGTTGATGCGTGTCAATGGAGAAGAACTAGAATCTCTTTTCGTAGGATCAGAAATTAGCCGCGTCTATTTAAACTTTTCTGATCCGTGGCCAAAAGACCGCCATGAAAAACGTCGTTTGACACATCCAAACTTTTTAGCGAAATATGAAGGTGTTTTGAAGACGAATGGAGAAATTCACTTTAAGACGGATAATCGTTCGCTATTTGAATATTCTCTTGTCTCGATGACGGACTATGGTATGAAATTACGATCCGTTTCACTCGATTTACATGCAAATATGCCAGAAGATAATGTGTTAACCGAATACGAGGAAAAATTTTCAAGTAAAGGTCATCCGATTTATCGTTTGGAAGCACAATATCAGAGCTAA